One window from the genome of Salvia miltiorrhiza cultivar Shanhuang (shh) chromosome 7, IMPLAD_Smil_shh, whole genome shotgun sequence encodes:
- the LOC130993914 gene encoding uncharacterized protein LOC130993914, translating into MDSPFFPTNRWYQQPDPTYRPFPPSVRGVPVYHEDHRPAERASGPRVVRIPVQFVGSERLDRTGSAVKIQKVFRGFLVRKSLRKIKDIKIEVDEIEARLKRGEVVELVKRDAKERLRMNESLMALLLKLDSICGVDFGVRGCRKAVIRKAIALQERIDAIVAADLDAEEKGEIVDLENEARVTEENCVPTVDLEDSRGMEVEGGEDEVGIVDVGVVRTGLKSLAGGRRSRTGVLKLPCKSRNGVLLFPASAAAADNCCWWAGDGLGN; encoded by the exons ATGGATAGTCCGTTCTTCCCAACCAACCGCTGGTACCAGCAACCCGACCCGACTTACCGTCCATTTCCCCCTTCCGTTCGCGGCGTACCCGTTTACCACGAGGATCACCGGCCGGCGGAGAGGGCCTCAGGCCCGAGAGTTGTTCGGATTCCCGTTCAATTTGTAGGATCCGAGCGATTAGACCGGACGGGGTCGGCCGTGAAGATTCAGAAGGTTTTCAGGGGCTTTTTGGTCAGGAAGAGTCTGAGGAAGATCAAGGATATCAAAATCGAGGTGGATGAAATCGAGGCGAGGCTGAAGAGAGGCGAAGTTGTCGAACTGGTGAAGAGGGATGCCAAGGAGCGGTTGAGGATGAACGAGAGTCTGATGGCCCTGTTGCTCAAGCTTGATTCGATCTGCGGCGTGGATTTCGGGGTCAGGGGGTGCCGGAAGGCTGTGATTCGTAAGGCGATCGCTTTACAAGAGAGGATCGACGCCATCGTCGCCGCTGATTTGGATGCGGAGGAGAAGGGCGAAATTGTTGATCTGGAGAATGAAGCTAGGGTTACCGAGGAGAATTGTGTACCTACTGTGGATTTGGAGGATTCGAGGGGTATGGAAGTGGAGGGGGGCGAAGATGAAGTTGGGATTGTGGACGTTGGggttgttagaaccgg GTTGAAGAGTTTGGCCGGTGGGCGCAGAAGTCGTACTGGCGTGctgaagttgccatgcaaaagTCGTAATGGCGTGCTTCTGTTTCcagcttctgctgctgctgctgacaACTGTTGCTGGTGGGCTGGTGATGGGCTTGGGAATTAA
- the LOC130993915 gene encoding uncharacterized protein LOC130993915, producing the protein MDSPFFPTNRWYQQPDPTYRPFPPSVRGVPVYHEDHRPAERASGPRVVRIPVQFVGSERLDRTGSAVKIQKVFRGFLVRKSLRKIKDIKIEVDEIEARLKRGEVVELVKRDAKERLRMNESLMALLLKLDSICGVDFGVRGCRKAVIRKAIALQERIDAIVAADLDAEEKGEIVDLENEARVTEENCVPTVDLEDSRGMEVEGGEDEVGIVDVGVDCEVKVSEANGGAENHDFEKWSDGREKEKDEGNGKTERELLEQMMKENEKMMRMMSGLFERSETQTRMLNALTHRVEMLEKAFVCDRLRKKKKKATPLPCREN; encoded by the coding sequence ATGGATAGTCCGTTCTTCCCAACCAACCGCTGGTACCAGCAACCCGACCCGACTTACCGTCCATTTCCCCCTTCCGTTCGCGGCGTACCCGTTTACCACGAGGATCACCGGCCGGCGGAGAGGGCCTCAGGCCCGAGAGTTGTTCGGATTCCCGTTCAATTTGTAGGATCCGAGCGATTAGACCGGACGGGGTCGGCCGTGAAGATTCAGAAGGTTTTCAGGGGCTTTTTGGTCAGGAAGAGTCTGAGGAAGATCAAGGATATCAAAATCGAGGTGGATGAAATCGAGGCGAGGCTGAAGAGAGGCGAAGTTGTCGAACTGGTGAAGAGGGATGCCAAGGAGCGGTTGAGGATGAACGAGAGTCTGATGGCCCTGTTGCTCAAGCTTGATTCGATCTGCGGCGTGGATTTCGGGGTCAGGGGGTGCCGGAAGGCTGTGATTCGTAAGGCGATCGCTTTACAAGAGAGGATCGACGCCATCGTCGCCGCTGATTTGGATGCGGAGGAGAAGGGCGAAATTGTTGATCTGGAGAATGAAGCTAGGGTTACCGAGGAGAATTGTGTACCTACTGTGGATTTGGAGGATTCGAGGGGTATGGAAGTGGAGGGGGGCGAAGATGAAGTTGGGATTGTGGACGTTGGGGTTGATTGTGAGGTGAAGGTAAGTGAAGCAAATGGTGGTGCTGAAAATCATGATTTTGAAAAGTGGAGTGATGggagggagaaggagaaggatGAGGGAAATGGTAAGACGGAGCGAGAGTTGTTGGAGCAGATGATGAAAGAGAACGAGAAgatgatgaggatgatgagTGGGTTGTTTGAGAGGAGTGAGACGCAGACGAGGATGCTGAACGCGTTGACTCACCGCGTTGAGATGCTGGAGAAAGCGTTCGTGTGTGATAggttgaggaagaagaagaagaaggccaCGCCATTGCCATGTAGAGAGAATTAG
- the LOC130995666 gene encoding uncharacterized protein LOC130995666, translating to MEEIVILHDALIVTMDSQNRVFRNGAVAVRGDTIVALGHSQDIISQFSSLSPQLIDLCGRFLLPGLINTHVHTSQQLARGIADDVDLLTWLHDRIWPYESNMTEEDSYISTLLCGIELIHSGVTCFAEAGGQHVSGMARAVELLGIRACLTQSVMDDGDGLPASWATRTAEQCIQSQRDLHKKHHNTADGRIRIWFGIRQIMNSTDRLLTDTRDAAKELNTGIHMHVAEILYENQLVVKRKGVDHGTVSYLEKIKLLQSNLLAAHTVWVDEHEVGLLSKAGVKVSHCPAAAMRMLGFAPIKEMIDAGVCVSLGTDGAPSNNRMSIVDEMYLASLINKGREVFRKGTTDPTALPAETVLEMATINGAKSVLWSNEIGSIEIGKKADMIVVNPSSWSMMPVHDCISSLVYCMRSENISSVMCNGRWIMVDKKILTLNEEQVVEMAMKASADVLKRAGIRIPTRMNFL from the exons ATGGAAGAAATAGTAATACTACACGATGCCTTGATTGTAACCATGGATTCACAGAATCGCGTGTTCCGAAACGGTGCCGTTGCTGTGCGGGGCGACACCATTGTAGCTCTTGGTCACTCGCAGGATATTATTTCCCAATTCTCATCTCTTTCGCCTCAACTCATCGACCTCTGCGGCCGCTTTTTGCTGCCAG GGTTGATAAACACACATGTTCACACCTCACAGCAACTAGCTAGAGGGAtagctgatgatgttgacttgcTAACATGGCTTCACGACCGCATTTGGCCGTATGAGTCCAACATGACAGAGGAGGATTCTTACATTTCCACTTTACTCTGCGGGATTGAGCTAATTCACTCGGGT GTCACGTGCTTCGCTGAGGCCGGTGGGCAGCATGTCTCCGGGATGGCTAGAGCCGTTGAACTTCTGGGAATACGTGCATGTCTAACCCAGTCGGTGATGGATGATGGGGACGGACTGCCGGCATCATGGGCCACAAGGACTGCTGAGCAGTGCATTCAG TCGCAGAGGGATCTACACAAGAAACACCATAACACTGCTGATGGACGCATCAGAATATGGTTTGGGATAAGGCAAATTATGAATTCAACAGACCGTCTACTTACAGATACAAGGGATGCAGCTAAAGAACTGAATACCGGAATTCATATG CATGTGGCAGAGATACTTTATGAGAACCAACTTGTGGTGAAAAGAAAAGGAGTTGATCATGGAACTGTATCATATCTCGAGAAAATCAAGCTACTCCAGAGTAATTTACTAGCAGCTCATACAGTTTGGGTCGATGAACACGAG GTTGGTTTGCTTTCAAAAGCAGGGGTAAAAGTATCCCATTGTCCTGCTGCTGCAATGCGTATGCTTGGATTTGCACCGATCAAAGAAATGATTGATGCAGGTGTCTGTGTCTCTTTAGGAACTGATGGCGCACCATCAAATAATAGGATGAGCATTG TTGATGAGATGTACCTAGCTTCTCTGATCAACAAAGGGCGAGAAGTTTTTCGAAAAGGAACGACAGATCCTACTGCTCTTCCTGCAGAAACTGTTCTTGAAATGGCAACAATAAATGGTGCAAAATCAGTCCTGTGGAGCAACGAGATAGGATCAATTGAGATTGGAAAAAAA GCTGACATGATTGTGGTGAATCCTTCTTCTTGGTCAATGATGCCTGTTCATGATTG CATTTCCAGCCTTGTGTATTGCATGAGAAGTGAAAACATTAGCTCTGTTATGTGCAACGGTCGGTGGATCATGGTGGACAAGAAGATTCTGACTCTAAACGAG GAACAAGTTGTAGAAATGGCTATGAAGGCCTCTGCTGATGTTTTGAAGAGAGCTGGCATTCGGATTCCCACCAGAATGAACTTTCTCTGA